A region of Argentina anserina chromosome 5, drPotAnse1.1, whole genome shotgun sequence DNA encodes the following proteins:
- the LOC126796107 gene encoding LOW QUALITY PROTEIN: pentatricopeptide repeat-containing protein At4g39530-like (The sequence of the model RefSeq protein was modified relative to this genomic sequence to represent the inferred CDS: deleted 2 bases in 1 codon; substituted 1 base at 1 genomic stop codon) has product MRNSSLHYLRHHHKAIITSTHQFLHLFSSLPSPLLESQNTSLHSLPIQTRRRALVYLLQLGLPNKPKTIHAQVLALGFRQDVFLSNLLLDSYKRCGLIVYARKVFDTMPERSSVTWSSMVSMYAKHGKSEEALYVFSEFHRSSDGRPNEYTLPSVIRACTQLGGADQGAQVHCFVVKTGFDKEVFVGTSLIDFYVKMGDMEEARLIFDGLDVRSAVTWTIVIAGNAKSGRSEEALELFCRMRDSDVVPDKYVLSALLTACSALKFVGGGKQIHAYALRRGTEMDVLVVNVLVDFYTKCSQVQAGQKLFDKMVDKDLISWTTMIAGYMQNSMHMEAVKLFSDMTRSGWKPDGYGCSSILTSCGSLGALKHGRQVHAYTIRGDLVCEYYVKNSLIDMYAKCDSLNDARRVFDSMTDHNVVSYNAMIEGYSRQEKLVEALDLFNLMRLRLVRPSILTFVSLLGVSAASLTLELSKQIHGLTTKYGLSLDVFAGSALIDVYSKCSCIQEAKLVFEEMNEKDIVVWNAMFCGYAQQLDSEEAFKLYSELQVSRQIPNEFTFASLISAASNLASIQHGQKFHSQIIRIGLENDPFVTNALVDMYSKCGNIHEAHKIFDSRTFKDVACWNSIISTYAHHGEAENAILMFEKMMKGGLKPNYITFVGLLSACSHAGLLEDGLRHFESMPSFGIEPGIDHYSCIVSLLGRAGKLYEAKEFIEKMPMEPAAILWRSFLSACTAAGNVELGIYAAEMTILSDPKDSGSYILLSNMYAAEGMWDDVKRVREKMECNGVVKETGRSWVGEVDKPIYXKIKRDNCETRLIFSILANLTTQIKGIGFVPDTTACMVHA; this is encoded by the exons ATGAGAAACTCTTCACTTCACTACCTAAGACATCATCACAAAGCCATCATCACTTCCACCCACCAATTCCTCCACTTGTTCTCCTCCTTACCTTCCCCTCTTCTCGAATCGCAAAACACATCTCTCCATTCTCTTCCAATCCAAACCCGGAGGCGTGCATTAGTCTATCTCTTACAACTAGGCCTTCCGAACAAACCCAAAACAATCCACGCTCAGGTTCTCGCATTGGGTTTTCGACAGGATGTCTTCCTGTCcaatcttcttcttgattCGTACAAGAGATGTGGGTTGATTGTTTATGCACGGAAGGTGTTTGATACAATGCCTGAGAGGAGCTCCGTCACTTGGTCCTCCATGGTTTCGATGTACGCCAAACATGGCAAGAGTGAGGAAGCACTGTATGTGTTCTCGGAGTTTCATAGAAGCTCTGATGGGAGGCCGAATGAGTATACGTTGCCTAGTGTTATTCGGGCTTGTACGCAATTAGGAGGTGCTGATCAAGGCGCCCAAGTACATTGTTTTGTTGTAAAGACTGGTTTTGATAAGGAAGTCTTTGTGGGTACTTCTTTGATTGATTTTTATGTGAAAATGGGTGATATGGAGGAGGCGAGATTGATTTTTGATGGGTTGGATGTTAGAAGCGCGGTTACTTGGACTATAGTCATAGCAGGGAACGCGAAAAGTGGGAGGAGTGAGGAGGCTTTGGAACTGTTTTGTCGTATGAGGGACAGTGATGTTGTTCCGGATAAATATGTGCTCTCTGCTCTTCTGACGGCATGTTCTGCGCTCAAGTTTGTTGGAGGCGGCAAGCAGATCCATGCTTATGCGCTGAGAAGGGGAACGGAAATGGATGTTCTGGTGGTTAATGTACTAGTAGATTTCTACACAAAGTGCAGTCAAGTCCAGGCGGGTCAGAAGCTATTTGATAAGATGGTGGATAAGGACCTTATATCATGGACCACAATGATAGCAGGGTATATGCAGAACTCAATGCACATGGAGGCCGTTAAGCTATTTTCTGACATGACCAGATCGGGTTGGAAGCCAGACGGATATGGGTGCAGTAGCATTCTTACTTCATGTGGTTCACTTGGGGCTCTAAAACATGGGAGACAAGTGCACGCTTATACTATAAGGGGTGATCTTGTCTGCGAATATTATGTGAAGAATAGTttgattgatatgtatgcaaaaTGTGATTCACTGAACGACGCAAGAAGAGTTTTTGATTCCATGACTGATCATAATGTGGTCTCTTACAATGCAATGATTGAAGGATACTCAAGACAGGAGAAGTTGGTTGAAGCTTTGGATCTTTTCAATCTGATGAGGCTTAGATTGGTCCGGCCTAGTATCTTGACATTTGTCAGTCTTCTTGGTGTCTCAGCTGCTTCATTGACCTTGGAATTAAGCAAGCAAATCCATGGGCTGACCACCAAGTACGGATTATCCTTGGATGTTTTTGCGGGCAGCGCTCTCATAGATGTTTATTCCAAGTGTTCATGTATTCAAGAAGCTAAACTTGTATTCGaggaaatgaatgaaaaagacATAGTAGTGTGGAATGCAATGTTTTGCGGATACGCCCAACAGCTGGATAGTGAAGAGGCTTTTAAGTTGTACTCAGAACTACAGGTATCGAGACAAATTCCTAATGAGTTTACTTTTGCTTCCCTAATCTCAGCAGCCAGCAACCTAGCAAGTATCCAGCATGGTCAAAAGTTTCACAGCCAGATCATTAGAATTGGTCTTGAGAATGATCCTTTTGTCACAAATGCCCTTGTGGATATGTATTCCAAGTGTGGAAACATTCACGAGGCTCACAAAATATTCGATTCCAGAACTTTTAAAGATGTTGCCTGTTGGAATTCCATTATTTCAACGTATGCTCATCATGGAGAAGCAGAAAATGCTATTTTGATGTTTGAAAAAATGATGAAAGGGGGATTAAAACCCAACTATATTACATTTGTGGGTTTGCTATCAGCTTGTAGCCATGCAGGCCTTTTGGAAGACGGACTTCGTCACTTTGAATCAATGCCTTCGTTTGGAATTGAACCAGGGATAGACCATTATTCTTGCATCGTTTCTCTCCTGGGACGTGCTGGTAAATTATATGAAGCTAAGGAATTTATTGAGAAAATGCCAATGGAACCAGCAGCAATTCTATGGAGGAGTTTCCTGAGTGCATGTACAGCTGCAGGTAATGTTGAATTGGGGATCTATGCAGCAGAGATGACAATTTTGAGTGATCCAAAGGATAGTGGATCATATATCTTACTTTCAAATATGTATGCAGCTGAAGGTATGTGGGATGATGTCAAGAGGGTGAGGGAAAAAATGGAGTGTAATGGTGTAGTAAAAGAAACTGGACGTAGTTGGGTT GGAGAGGTTGACAAGCCTATTTactgaaaaattaaaagagataATTGTGAAACTCGTctgattttttcaattttagccAATCTGACTACGCAGATCAAAGGCATTGGTTTTGTGCCTGATACTACAGCATGTATGGTTCATGCTTGA
- the LOC126796111 gene encoding pre-rRNA-processing protein TSR2-like — MEPERKLTGAAATVFQEGVGLVMSRWSALQLAVENEWGGRDSRQKAEQLVSDIVYWVNHSTEPLYIDDLEEMLIEAMSSLNTLIEDGSIEEVAEKIMIMHQECLDCNFKSIESLREAISRRAPTPHVKQVLDDDEDSDGDDDDTDPTMNKDEASGMIVDEPESSAVEPKTKQAVESEDGWEVVGPRRGWGKRN, encoded by the exons ATGGAGCCAGAGAGAAAGCTAACGGGGGCGGCTGCTACGGTGTTCCAAGAAGGCGTAGGGTTAGTTATGTCTCGGTGGTCGGCGCTCCAATTGGCCGTCGAGAACGAGTGGGGCGGCCGTGACTCGCGCCAAAAGGCCGAGCAGCTCGTTTCCGACATCGTCTACTGGGTCAATCACTCCACCG aacctctatatatagatgatttAGAAGAAATGCTGATTGAAGCTATGAGCTCCCTCAATACTTTGATAGAGGATGGTAGCATTGAGGAG GTTGCTGAAAAAATAATGATTATGCATCAAGAATGTTTGGATTGCAATTTCAAGTCTATTGAAAGCCTAAGGGAAGCCATTAGTCGAAGAGCTCCTACTCCTCATGTTAAACAG GTTttggatgatgatgaagacagTGATGGCGACGATGATGATACTGATCCTACcatgaataaagatgaggcATCTGGTATGATTGTGGACGAACCAGAGTCTTCTGCAGTAGAGCCAAAGACCAAGCAGGCAGTCGAATCAGAAGATGGCTGGGAGGTGGTCGGACCAAGAAGAGGTTGGGGTAAAAGAAATTAG